From a single Lolium rigidum isolate FL_2022 chromosome 7, APGP_CSIRO_Lrig_0.1, whole genome shotgun sequence genomic region:
- the LOC124677874 gene encoding probable protein phosphatase 2C 32 has product MSCAVAPGSPVFSPSRLLLPGAPDHHHGASNSPFLPASPLRFFALRARIRPDPPCAKPQPQPQPPAPTTPTAAPALKRRRPAPLLVPVAVPAPPPVLAAANGAMTDEVAEQGDGFAAYCRKGKGRKRVEMEDRHVAAVALGGDRGQALFGVFDGHGGKSAAEFAAGNMARIMAEELKRGGGAEEAARRAYLRTDQEFSCSSAEDVEAPSGGACCVTALLRESGNGRRQLVVSGAGDCRAVLSRGGRAEALTDDHRASRRDERDRIEALRGGLVLNCRGVWRVQGSLAVTRGIGDAHLKPWVVAEPETATVDVDDRCDLLILASDGLWDKVGNQEAVDVAAAACSGGLPAACRRLVEMAAARGSTDDISVLVINLQRPLR; this is encoded by the coding sequence ATGTCTTGCGCGGTGGCACCGGGCTCCCCGGTCTTCTCCCCGTCCCGCCTGCTCCTCCCCGGCGCGCCGGACCACCACCACGGCGCCTCCAACAGCCCCTTCCTCCCGGCCTCACCGCTCCGCTTCTTCGCCCTCCGCGCGCGCATCCGCCCGGACCCGCCGTGCGCCAAgccccagccgcagccgcagccgcccgCTCCGACTACTCCGACTGCTGCCCCCGCGCTCAAGCGGCGCCGCCCGGCGCCTCTCCTCGTCCCCGTCGCCGTCCCCGCCCCGCCGCCGGTGCTCGCTGCGGCGAATGGGGCGATGACGGACGAGGTGGCCGAGCAGGGAGACGGCTTCGCGGCCTACTGCCGCAAGGGCAAGGGCCGGAAGCGCGTCGAGATGGAGGACCGCCACGTCGCGGCCGTCGCGCTCGGCGGGGACCGCGGGCAGGCCCTGTTCGGGGTGTTCGACGGGCACGGCGGGAAGAGCGCGGCGGAGTTCGCCGCGGGGAACATGGCCCGGATCATGGCGGAGGAGCTGAAGCGAgggggaggggcggaggaggcggcgaggcgGGCGTACCTGCGCACCGACCAGGAGTTCTCCTGCTCCTCCGCCGAAGACGTGGAGGCTCCCAGCGGCGGCGCGTGCTGCGTGACGGCGCTGCTCCGCGAGAGCGGCAACGGGCGGCGGCAGCTGGTGGTGTCCGGCGCCGGGGACTGCCGCGCCGTGCTGAGCCGCGGCGGCAGGGCGGAGGCGCTCACCGACGACCACCGCGCGTCGCGGCGGGACGAGCGGGACCGGATCGAGGCGCTGCGGGGCGGGCTGGTGCTCAACTGCCGCGGCGTGTGGCGGGTGCAGGGCTCGCTGGCGGTCACGCGGGGCATCGGCGACGCGCACCTCAAGCCGTGGGTGGTGGCGGAGCCGGAGACGGCCACGGTGGACGTCGACGACCGCTGCGACCTGCTCATCCTCGCCTCCGACGGGCTGTGGGACAAGGTGGGCAACCAGGAGGCCGTCGACGTCGCCGCCGCAGCATGCTCCGGTGGTCTGCCCGCCGCGTGCCGCCGGCTAGTcgagatggcggcggcgaggggatcCACCGACGACATCAGCGTCCTCGTCATCAACCTGCAACGCCCTCTCCGATGA